Proteins found in one Oribacterium sp. oral taxon 102 genomic segment:
- a CDS encoding ATP-binding protein, with the protein MKALLSELILFDSLKTDPVLRQIAEILSEAEYSAAEDAAHLSALRARLFSEVHHILETATRYGFRDDLWGGYLTWRMMTDEHPLALVSEKREMPNGSAADLFEMDLKKIHALLHYDFSSLEEKLGTAVLSTLRHYHAVQKNERMYFRSLSEIVNSLRERLMQDSAALPQLMQDFYRDYGVGLLGLNKAFRIRELPDGTSELEPIHNLEQVHFEDLLGYESQKALIRGNVGAFLEGRAFNNMLLYGDAGTGKSTSVKAALHEFYPQGLRLIEIYKHQFRHLSQVISQVKSRNYHFLLFMDDLSFEEFEIEYKYLKAVIEGGFETRPDNIMIVATSNRRHLIKENLSDRKDMIDQEDLHHSDTVEEKLSLVDRFGLNILFSRPTHEEYLQIVRKLAARYDILLSDEELIRRANTWSVRKGGCTGRIAQQFINSLAPRLSL; encoded by the coding sequence ATGAAAGCCTTATTATCTGAACTGATTCTTTTTGACAGCCTGAAAACAGATCCGGTGCTCCGGCAGATTGCGGAGATCCTTTCCGAAGCAGAATACAGCGCTGCGGAGGATGCCGCACATCTCTCCGCGCTCCGTGCACGGCTTTTCTCGGAGGTGCACCATATTCTCGAGACAGCTACCCGCTACGGCTTCCGCGACGACCTCTGGGGCGGTTACCTTACCTGGCGTATGATGACCGACGAGCATCCGCTGGCTCTCGTCAGCGAGAAACGGGAAATGCCGAACGGCTCCGCCGCGGATCTTTTCGAGATGGATCTCAAGAAGATCCATGCTCTCCTGCATTATGATTTTTCCTCCCTCGAGGAGAAGCTCGGAACCGCCGTGCTCTCTACCCTCCGGCATTATCATGCCGTGCAGAAAAACGAACGAATGTATTTTCGCTCCCTCTCGGAGATCGTCAACAGTCTGAGAGAACGGTTGATGCAGGACTCTGCCGCACTGCCGCAGCTGATGCAGGATTTCTACCGGGATTACGGGGTCGGGCTCCTCGGTCTCAATAAGGCGTTCCGCATCCGGGAGCTGCCGGACGGCACGTCGGAGCTGGAGCCGATCCACAATCTGGAACAGGTGCACTTCGAGGATCTGCTCGGCTATGAGTCCCAGAAGGCTCTGATCCGCGGAAACGTAGGCGCCTTTCTCGAGGGACGAGCCTTCAATAATATGCTGCTCTACGGCGATGCCGGTACCGGCAAATCCACCTCGGTGAAGGCGGCGCTGCATGAATTTTATCCGCAGGGGCTTCGGCTGATCGAGATCTACAAGCACCAGTTCCGACACCTCTCGCAAGTGATCTCGCAGGTGAAGAGCCGGAACTATCACTTCCTCCTCTTCATGGACGACCTCTCCTTCGAGGAATTCGAGATCGAATACAAGTATCTGAAGGCGGTCATCGAGGGCGGCTTCGAGACGAGACCGGACAATATTATGATCGTGGCGACCTCGAACCGCCGTCACCTCATCAAGGAGAACCTCTCCGACCGGAAAGATATGATCGATCAGGAGGATCTGCACCACTCTGATACGGTAGAGGAGAAGCTCTCGCTCGTGGATCGCTTCGGGCTGAATATCCTCTTCTCCCGTCCGACGCACGAGGAGTATCTCCAGATCGTACGAAAGCTCGCGGCACGTTACGACATCCTGCTCTCCGACGAAGAGCTGATCCGCCGTGCCAATACCTGGTCAGTTCGAAAAGGCGGCTGTACAGGGCGGATCGCGCAGCAGTTCATCAATTCACTCGCACCGAGGCTGTCCTTATAG
- the dapA gene encoding 4-hydroxy-tetrahydrodipicolinate synthase produces MAVFQGAGVALITPFHADGSVNYEKLAELLEEQIAGGTDAIIACGTTAEAATLSEEEHSEVIRYCVRVVNHRIPVIAGTGSNCTATAVKLSREAEAAGADGLLLVTPYYNKATQDGLFRHFAQIAESVRIPCILYNVPSRTGMTILPETMARLYHEVENIVGVKDATGNIAMSSALMALVDERFELFSGNDDEIVPLLSIGGSGVISVLSNIAPRQTHEICQRWFDGDIAGARREQLRALPLIRALFSEVNPIPVKAAANLMGMEVGSLRLPLTDMEEKNREVLEKEMKKYGIL; encoded by the coding sequence ATGGCTGTATTTCAGGGCGCCGGCGTGGCGCTGATTACGCCGTTCCATGCGGACGGTTCCGTGAACTATGAGAAGCTTGCCGAGCTGCTCGAGGAGCAGATCGCGGGCGGTACTGATGCGATCATCGCCTGCGGCACGACGGCGGAGGCGGCGACGCTCTCTGAAGAGGAGCACAGCGAAGTGATCCGTTATTGTGTCAGGGTGGTGAACCATAGGATCCCTGTAATCGCAGGCACCGGATCGAACTGTACAGCTACCGCCGTGAAGCTTTCACGGGAGGCAGAGGCGGCAGGCGCGGACGGACTGCTGCTCGTGACGCCGTACTACAATAAGGCGACGCAGGACGGGCTGTTCCGCCATTTCGCACAGATTGCGGAATCGGTGCGGATCCCGTGCATCCTCTACAATGTGCCGTCCCGTACCGGTATGACGATACTGCCGGAGACGATGGCGAGGCTCTATCATGAGGTGGAGAACATCGTCGGCGTGAAGGATGCGACCGGCAACATCGCGATGAGCTCTGCTCTGATGGCGCTCGTGGATGAGCGCTTCGAGCTCTTCTCCGGCAATGACGACGAGATCGTCCCGCTGCTCTCCATCGGCGGCTCCGGTGTGATTTCCGTCCTCTCCAACATCGCGCCGCGGCAGACCCACGAGATCTGTCAGCGCTGGTTCGACGGCGATATCGCGGGTGCCCGCAGGGAACAGCTCCGCGCGCTGCCGCTGATCCGCGCGCTCTTCTCCGAGGTCAATCCGATCCCGGTCAAGGCAGCGGCGAATCTGATGGGGATGGAAGTCGGCTCCCTCCGCCTCCCGCTGACGGATATGGAGGAGAAGAACCGGGAGGTTCTGGAAAAAGAGATGAAGAAGTACGGCATCCTCTGA
- the dapB gene encoding 4-hydroxy-tetrahydrodipicolinate reductase, translating to MLKILLHGALGVMGGNVARAVEGDAGVQIVAGVDRIASSTEGFPVYDDFSRVREDFDVVVDFSAAAAVDGLLDFMEHSGKPLVLCTTGLSELQLRRVEELSKRTAILRSANMSIGVNLLLELVQTAARKLFEKGFDIEIAEQHHRRKTDAPSGTAMALADAVNAALAGQMRYVYGRADRRMARPREEIGISSIRGGSIAGVHDVIFAGEDEVITLNHTAYSRAIFAQGALTAARFLQGQAPGLYSMQDALA from the coding sequence ATGCTGAAAATCTTACTGCATGGTGCGCTGGGGGTGATGGGAGGTAATGTTGCGCGTGCCGTCGAAGGGGATGCGGGCGTGCAGATCGTCGCAGGCGTGGATCGCATCGCCTCTTCGACGGAGGGCTTTCCGGTCTATGATGATTTCTCGAGGGTGAGGGAGGATTTCGATGTCGTCGTCGACTTCTCCGCCGCCGCTGCGGTTGATGGATTGCTGGACTTCATGGAGCATAGCGGAAAGCCGCTCGTGCTCTGTACGACAGGGCTTTCGGAGCTGCAGCTTAGGAGAGTGGAGGAGCTGTCGAAGCGTACAGCGATTCTCCGCAGTGCGAATATGTCCATCGGCGTAAATTTGCTGCTCGAGCTGGTACAGACTGCGGCGCGAAAGCTCTTTGAGAAGGGCTTTGACATCGAGATCGCAGAGCAGCATCACCGGCGCAAGACGGACGCTCCCTCTGGGACGGCGATGGCGCTTGCTGACGCAGTCAATGCGGCGCTTGCCGGTCAGATGCGCTATGTCTATGGGAGAGCCGACCGGCGGATGGCGCGTCCGAGAGAGGAGATCGGCATCAGCTCGATACGCGGCGGAAGCATCGCCGGCGTGCATGATGTGATTTTTGCCGGAGAGGATGAGGTCATCACTTTGAATCATACCGCCTATTCCAGAGCAATCTTTGCACAGGGGGCATTGACGGCGGCGAGGTTCCTGCAGGGGCAGGCGCCGGGGCTCTATAGTATGCAGGACGCGCTCGCGTAA
- a CDS encoding cysteine hydrolase family protein — protein sequence MRKILVVIDMQNDFIDAALGTKEAIAIVEAVKEKIRSYPAADVIATMDTHGANYIETQEGRYLPVPHCIKGSDGWQIRPEIAELLAGAKIYEKMTFGSLALAADLMMIASREEIELELIGLCTDICVVSNALLLKASMPEVKISVDAACCAGVTPEKHLAALDTMRSCQIQIING from the coding sequence ATGAGAAAAATACTGGTTGTCATCGACATGCAGAACGATTTTATAGATGCCGCGCTGGGGACGAAGGAAGCGATCGCTATCGTGGAGGCCGTGAAGGAGAAAATCCGGTCTTATCCTGCGGCAGATGTGATCGCCACCATGGATACCCACGGTGCCAATTACATAGAGACACAGGAGGGAAGGTACCTGCCGGTGCCGCATTGCATCAAAGGTTCGGACGGCTGGCAGATCCGTCCGGAGATTGCAGAGCTTTTGGCCGGTGCGAAGATCTATGAGAAAATGACCTTTGGCAGCCTGGCGTTGGCTGCGGATTTGATGATGATCGCCTCGCGAGAGGAGATTGAGCTGGAGCTGATCGGCCTCTGCACGGATATTTGTGTGGTTTCCAATGCGCTTTTGCTTAAGGCTTCCATGCCGGAGGTGAAGATTTCCGTGGATGCTGCCTGCTGTGCCGGGGTTACGCCGGAGAAGCACCTGGCCGCGCTGGATACCATGCGTTCCTGCCAGATCCAGATCATAAACGGGTGA
- the ilvN gene encoding acetolactate synthase small subunit — protein sequence MSKFTIELWVNNCFGVLNRITGLYARRCYNIESINAGPTEIPGVTHIEIVSTGDDYMRTQVVAQLEKLYDVRKVEITKEDRS from the coding sequence ATGAGCAAATTCACCATTGAGCTCTGGGTTAATAACTGCTTCGGCGTACTGAACCGGATCACCGGACTCTATGCGCGCCGCTGCTACAATATCGAATCCATCAATGCCGGGCCGACCGAAATTCCGGGCGTGACCCACATTGAAATCGTATCCACCGGAGACGACTATATGCGGACGCAGGTCGTCGCGCAGCTTGAGAAGCTCTATGATGTGCGGAAGGTGGAGATCACGAAGGAGGACCGGTCCTGA
- the ilvB gene encoding biosynthetic-type acetolactate synthase large subunit, giving the protein MKLNGARILIEELIRQGVDTVFGYPGGAVLNIYDELYKCSDRIDHVISAHEQGACHAADGYARASGKTGVVIATSGPGATNLVTGIANANLDSVPLVAITGNVSMQALGRDSFQEVDIVGITQPIVKHNFMVRDVTELEQTIQEAFLIANAGRKGPVLIDIPKNVQTGECEYGIAVVPRMPEKAKLTYHRDKVLEAIRTAERPFIYCGGGVLAADAGEELLELSRRLDAPVGLSMMGRTALSDSYEYNLGLCGMHGNYAASKAQAECDLLIAVGVRFSDRATGDPEEYRSKCTVIHIDIDKAELGKNIRPDLSVQGDVKEILRDLLRDLSGVRHPAWREAIEEYKQTVVPDRPGEFYPKSIIETVRRHTEDDTVVATDVGQHQMWTVQYYHFEKPHTLLTSGGLGTMGYGLGAAIGGCIGSGRRRTVLFTSEGSFGMNLNELCTVVSQELPILIILLNNNVLGMVRQWQGIFYGERYSQTTLDRKTDFPALARAFGLPGYRVETLSELERVLTEIDGAGGPALLDCHIDMDEKVLPMIPPGQSIKSIILKG; this is encoded by the coding sequence ATGAAACTGAATGGCGCCAGAATATTGATCGAGGAGCTGATCCGACAGGGCGTGGACACGGTCTTCGGTTATCCGGGCGGTGCGGTGCTGAATATCTATGACGAGCTTTACAAGTGCAGCGATCGAATCGACCATGTTATCAGCGCGCATGAGCAGGGCGCATGTCATGCGGCGGACGGCTATGCGAGAGCCTCCGGCAAGACCGGCGTCGTGATCGCGACCTCCGGACCGGGGGCGACGAACCTCGTGACCGGTATCGCCAATGCAAACCTCGATTCCGTGCCGCTGGTCGCCATCACCGGTAATGTTTCGATGCAGGCGCTGGGCAGGGACAGCTTTCAGGAAGTAGATATTGTCGGCATTACCCAGCCCATCGTGAAACACAACTTCATGGTGCGCGATGTGACAGAGCTGGAGCAGACGATACAGGAAGCGTTCCTGATTGCGAATGCGGGCAGGAAGGGGCCGGTGCTGATCGACATTCCGAAGAACGTGCAGACCGGAGAATGTGAGTATGGGATTGCCGTGGTGCCGCGAATGCCGGAGAAGGCGAAGCTGACCTATCACAGGGACAAGGTGCTCGAGGCGATCCGGACTGCCGAGCGGCCCTTCATCTACTGCGGCGGCGGCGTTCTCGCGGCGGATGCGGGGGAGGAGCTGCTGGAGCTTTCGCGGCGGCTGGACGCGCCGGTCGGGCTCAGCATGATGGGCAGGACGGCATTGTCCGATTCCTATGAGTACAATCTGGGGCTATGCGGGATGCATGGAAATTATGCGGCGAGCAAGGCGCAGGCGGAATGCGACCTGCTGATCGCGGTCGGCGTCCGTTTCTCGGATCGGGCGACCGGAGATCCGGAGGAATACCGCAGCAAGTGCACCGTCATTCACATTGATATTGACAAGGCGGAGCTCGGCAAGAATATCCGGCCGGATCTCTCGGTGCAGGGAGATGTGAAGGAGATTCTCCGGGATCTTCTCCGGGATCTCTCCGGCGTGCGGCACCCCGCGTGGAGGGAGGCAATTGAGGAGTATAAGCAGACTGTGGTTCCGGATCGACCGGGCGAGTTCTATCCGAAGAGCATCATTGAGACGGTACGGCGGCATACGGAGGATGACACGGTAGTGGCGACCGATGTCGGGCAGCACCAGATGTGGACGGTGCAGTATTATCATTTCGAGAAGCCGCACACGCTGCTGACCTCAGGCGGGCTCGGAACGATGGGCTACGGGCTCGGTGCCGCGATCGGCGGCTGTATCGGCTCCGGAAGGAGACGTACAGTGCTCTTCACCTCCGAGGGTTCCTTCGGGATGAATCTGAATGAGCTCTGTACGGTAGTGAGTCAGGAGCTGCCGATCCTCATCATTCTGCTCAACAACAATGTCCTTGGCATGGTGCGGCAGTGGCAGGGAATTTTCTATGGAGAACGCTATTCCCAGACAACGCTGGATCGAAAGACGGACTTTCCTGCATTGGCACGGGCGTTCGGACTGCCGGGCTACCGCGTTGAGACGCTTTCGGAGCTGGAGCGGGTGCTCACGGAGATCGACGGCGCGGGAGGGCCTGCACTGCTGGACTGCCATATCGATATGGATGAGAAGGTGCTTCCTATGATTCCGCCGGGGCAGTCGATCAAATCGATTATCTTAAAGGGATGA
- a CDS encoding phosphate ABC transporter substrate-binding protein: MEWKRLLARLALVLIGLLLLLLLFFAFTGAPQEYMLAILFGMMVVPSVIYIFIWFAGLTKK; this comes from the coding sequence ATGGAGTGGAAGAGGCTTTTGGCGCGGCTCGCGCTGGTTCTGATCGGGCTGCTGCTTCTCCTGCTGCTCTTCTTCGCCTTTACCGGCGCGCCGCAGGAATACATGCTGGCGATTCTTTTCGGAATGATGGTTGTGCCCTCTGTAATCTATATCTTCATCTGGTTCGCGGGACTGACGAAGAAATAG
- a CDS encoding adenylosuccinate synthase: MVRAIVGANWGDEGKGKITDMLAETSDIVVRFQGGANAGHTIINDYGRFSLHLMPSGIFYRHTTCVLGNGVALDIRKFVEELQAIVAAGVPEPRILVSDRAQVMMPYHKALDAYEEARLAGKSYGSTKSGIAPFFSDKYAKIGLQVAELFDETVLTERLRKVIEIKNALLEGLYHAEPLSYDVLLAELHAQRDLIAPFVADTSRFLREALRKGKTVLLEGQLGTMKDPDHGIYPMVTSSSTLAAYGAVGAGIPPYEIKDIIAVTKAYSSAVGAGDFVSELFGEEAEELRRRGGDKGEYGATTGRPRRVGWYDAVASKYGCQLQGATEAVLTVLDPLGYLPELKVCVGYEIDGEITTDFPVTTKLNRAKPVYETLPGWQCDIRGIKSYEALPENCRSYIDFIEKHIETPITMVSNGPEREAILHRTPKL, from the coding sequence ATGGTTCGAGCAATCGTAGGTGCAAACTGGGGCGACGAGGGCAAGGGGAAGATCACCGATATGCTGGCGGAGACCTCGGACATCGTGGTGCGCTTTCAGGGCGGAGCCAATGCGGGGCATACCATCATCAATGATTATGGGCGCTTTTCCCTGCATCTGATGCCCAGCGGGATCTTCTACCGGCATACGACCTGTGTGCTTGGCAACGGTGTGGCACTGGATATCCGCAAGTTTGTGGAGGAGCTGCAGGCGATTGTTGCGGCCGGCGTTCCGGAGCCGCGGATCCTCGTCTCCGACCGTGCACAGGTAATGATGCCGTATCATAAGGCGCTGGATGCCTATGAGGAGGCGCGGCTCGCCGGGAAGAGCTACGGCTCGACGAAGTCCGGCATCGCGCCCTTCTTCTCCGACAAATACGCGAAGATCGGGCTGCAGGTGGCGGAGCTTTTCGACGAGACGGTGCTGACAGAGCGTCTCCGCAAGGTAATCGAGATCAAGAACGCGCTGCTGGAGGGACTCTACCATGCGGAACCGCTGTCCTATGATGTGCTGCTCGCCGAGCTGCACGCCCAGCGGGATCTGATCGCCCCGTTTGTCGCGGATACCTCCAGGTTCCTCAGGGAAGCGCTCAGGAAGGGCAAGACCGTACTTCTCGAGGGGCAGCTCGGAACCATGAAGGATCCGGATCACGGCATCTACCCGATGGTAACCTCCAGCTCGACCCTCGCTGCCTACGGCGCGGTCGGCGCGGGGATTCCGCCCTATGAGATCAAGGACATCATTGCGGTGACGAAGGCATATTCCTCCGCAGTCGGCGCGGGCGACTTCGTATCCGAGCTCTTCGGAGAGGAGGCGGAGGAGCTTCGCAGAAGAGGCGGGGACAAAGGCGAGTACGGCGCGACGACAGGGCGTCCGCGGAGAGTCGGCTGGTATGATGCCGTCGCCTCGAAGTATGGATGCCAGCTGCAGGGCGCGACCGAGGCGGTACTGACTGTGCTCGACCCGCTGGGCTATCTCCCGGAGCTGAAGGTCTGCGTCGGGTATGAGATCGACGGAGAGATCACGACAGATTTCCCGGTCACCACGAAGCTGAACCGCGCAAAGCCGGTCTATGAGACGCTTCCGGGCTGGCAGTGCGATATCCGCGGCATCAAAAGCTATGAAGCGCTGCCGGAGAACTGCCGGAGCTATATCGACTTTATCGAAAAGCACATCGAGACACCGATCACGATGGTCTCCAACGGACCGGAGCGGGAAGCGATTCTTCACAGAACTCCGAAGCTTTGA
- a CDS encoding ATP-binding protein: MRIERDYYLKKIIDKRENGRIKIITGIRRCGKSYLLFNLYQEYLLSKGVKENQIISIALDEIDNLEYRNPFRLNEYIKEKTKNRSTKYYIFIDEIQLSIAVRNPYVDSKEKNVTFVDVLLGLMKQSNLDIYVTGSNSKMLSSDVLTQFRDRGDEIHVNPLSFAEVYDLHENKESAFEHYTVYGGMPYIYSLKSDEEKNQYLKDLFRETYIKDILERNNIQNEKEVLELLLDFTSSAIGSLTNPTKLSRRFLSEKQIKISSNTISKYLSFFEEAYVIYHANRYDVKGSRYFSTPLKYYFADIGLRNARLNFRQVEDTHIMENIIYNDLLRRGYNIDVGVVEHDFKKDGNRRKVQLEVDFVINKGHQRYYIQSALNVDSTEKREQETASLKKIDDSFKKIVIVRKHIIPKHDNDGILYIGVEDFLLNEAIIDL, encoded by the coding sequence ATGAGAATTGAACGAGATTATTATCTAAAGAAAATTATAGATAAAAGAGAAAACGGCAGGATAAAGATTATTACGGGGATAAGAAGATGTGGGAAATCATATCTATTATTTAATTTGTACCAAGAGTACCTATTGTCTAAAGGCGTCAAAGAAAATCAAATTATATCTATTGCACTTGATGAAATAGATAATCTTGAATATAGAAATCCATTCAGATTGAACGAGTACATTAAGGAAAAAACTAAAAATAGAAGTACAAAATACTATATTTTCATTGATGAAATTCAATTATCTATTGCGGTGAGGAATCCTTATGTGGATAGTAAAGAAAAGAATGTAACCTTTGTTGATGTCTTGCTCGGGCTTATGAAACAGAGCAATTTGGACATTTATGTAACAGGCAGTAATTCTAAAATGCTTTCATCCGATGTGCTGACACAGTTTAGAGATCGCGGTGATGAGATACATGTAAATCCTTTATCATTTGCGGAAGTTTACGATTTGCATGAAAACAAAGAGTCAGCTTTTGAACATTATACCGTATATGGAGGCATGCCGTATATTTATAGCTTAAAAAGCGATGAGGAAAAAAATCAATACTTGAAGGACTTATTTAGGGAAACATATATAAAGGATATTCTTGAAAGAAATAACATACAAAATGAGAAGGAGGTACTTGAATTACTCCTTGACTTCACATCTTCCGCCATTGGTTCACTCACCAATCCGACTAAACTTTCAAGAAGATTTTTGTCAGAGAAGCAGATAAAAATATCTTCCAATACTATTTCCAAATATCTTAGTTTCTTTGAGGAGGCATATGTTATATACCATGCCAACAGATATGATGTTAAGGGTTCAAGATACTTTTCAACGCCGCTTAAATATTATTTTGCAGATATAGGTCTTAGAAATGCAAGATTAAATTTCAGGCAGGTAGAAGACACACATATTATGGAAAACATCATCTATAACGACTTGCTTCGTAGAGGATACAATATAGATGTCGGTGTGGTAGAACACGATTTTAAGAAAGACGGAAACAGAAGAAAGGTTCAGCTTGAGGTTGATTTTGTCATAAACAAAGGACATCAAAGGTACTATATACAATCAGCTTTGAATGTAGACAGTACAGAGAAAAGAGAACAAGAAACGGCATCACTTAAGAAAATAGATGATTCATTTAAAAAGATTGTTATTGTAAGGAAGCACATTATTCCTAAACATGATAATGATGGTATTTTATACATTGGAGTAGAGGATTTTTTGCTTAATGAGGCAATCATAGATTTATAA
- the purB gene encoding adenylosuccinate lyase, giving the protein MADHSRYTSPLTGRYASEEMQYIFSQDFKFRTWRRLWVALAETERELGLPITEEQISELRAHQDEINYAEAEKREQEVRHDVMSHVYAYGLQCPNARGIIHLGATSCYVGDNTDLITMREGLQLLRKKLLNVMQELSDFAMKYRALPTLAFTHFQPAQPTTVGKRAALWLHDLLLDLEELDFVLESLRLLGSKGTTGTQASFLELFDGDHAKCRELDCRIARKMGFPGCYPVSGQTYSRKVDFRVLSVLSGIAQSAHKFTNDIRMLQHMKEVEEPFEKQQIGSSAMAYKRNPMRSERIASLADFVMSDLMNPMLVASTQWFERTLDDSANKRLSVPEGFLAIDGILELYLNVVDGLVVYPKVIEKHLMAELPFMATENIMMDAVKAGGDRQELHERIRRLSMEAGRNVKVEGKDNNLLELIAADPSFQLSLEQLRAAMQPERYVGRAPEQTEEFIREVIHPILEKNRGLLGLRAEIRV; this is encoded by the coding sequence ATGGCAGATCACAGCCGCTATACAAGTCCGCTTACCGGACGCTATGCTTCCGAGGAAATGCAGTATATTTTTTCACAGGACTTCAAGTTCCGCACCTGGCGGAGGCTTTGGGTCGCGCTGGCGGAGACGGAGCGGGAGCTCGGACTTCCCATCACGGAGGAGCAGATTTCGGAGCTTCGGGCGCATCAGGACGAGATCAACTATGCGGAGGCGGAGAAACGGGAGCAGGAGGTTCGGCATGATGTGATGAGTCATGTCTATGCCTACGGACTGCAGTGCCCGAACGCCAGAGGCATCATTCATCTCGGTGCGACCTCCTGCTATGTCGGGGACAATACGGATCTCATCACGATGCGGGAGGGGCTGCAGCTTCTTCGAAAGAAGCTGCTCAATGTGATGCAGGAGCTCTCGGATTTCGCGATGAAATACAGGGCGCTTCCGACGCTTGCCTTCACGCATTTCCAGCCGGCGCAGCCGACGACGGTCGGAAAGAGGGCGGCACTCTGGCTGCATGATCTCCTGCTTGATCTGGAGGAGCTGGATTTCGTGCTGGAGAGTCTCCGGCTTCTGGGCTCCAAGGGTACGACCGGCACACAGGCCTCCTTTCTCGAGCTCTTCGACGGGGATCATGCGAAGTGCCGGGAGCTCGACTGCAGAATCGCGAGGAAGATGGGCTTCCCGGGCTGCTATCCGGTTTCCGGACAGACCTATTCCCGCAAGGTGGATTTCCGCGTGCTCTCCGTGCTTTCCGGCATTGCCCAGTCCGCGCATAAGTTTACGAATGATATCCGTATGCTGCAGCACATGAAGGAGGTGGAGGAGCCCTTCGAGAAGCAGCAGATCGGTTCCAGTGCCATGGCATACAAGCGGAATCCGATGCGCTCCGAACGAATTGCCTCTCTCGCCGACTTCGTGATGAGCGACCTGATGAACCCGATGCTGGTGGCGTCGACCCAGTGGTTCGAGCGGACGCTGGATGACTCCGCCAACAAGCGCCTGTCCGTACCGGAGGGCTTCCTCGCAATCGACGGTATCCTCGAGCTCTACCTGAATGTCGTAGACGGGCTCGTGGTCTACCCGAAGGTGATCGAGAAGCATCTGATGGCGGAGCTGCCGTTCATGGCGACCGAGAATATCATGATGGACGCGGTCAAGGCAGGCGGCGACCGGCAGGAGCTGCATGAGCGCATCCGCCGTCTCTCGATGGAGGCAGGGCGGAATGTTAAGGTGGAGGGGAAGGACAACAATCTCCTCGAGCTGATTGCGGCTGATCCCTCCTTCCAGCTCTCGCTCGAGCAGCTTCGGGCGGCAATGCAGCCGGAGCGCTATGTCGGACGTGCGCCGGAGCAGACGGAGGAATTCATCAGGGAAGTGATTCATCCGATCCTTGAGAAGAACAGAGGACTGCTCGGGCTCCGCGCGGAGATCAGGGTCTGA